One stretch of Podospora bellae-mahoneyi strain CBS 112042 chromosome 2, whole genome shotgun sequence DNA includes these proteins:
- a CDS encoding hypothetical protein (EggNog:ENOG503NU0K; COG:E): MSSSPEASKKGGIRIAIDRGGTFTDCVGSLNGETIIIKLLSEDPSNYSDAPLEGIRRILSHFLKKDIPRGQPLDTSAIESIRMGTTVATNALLERKGEKIAFVTTKGFGDILLIGNQSRPKIFDLAIKKPDVLYEEVVEVEERVTLEDYAEDPKRVLTKVEAKAGTEEAKKEEIVMGLSGEAVRILQRPDREVIKGKLGEIYRKGIKSVAVCLMHGYTFPDHERLVGEVAKEIGFEHISLSHELMPMIKLVSRATSVCADAYLTPAIKKYIAGFQNGFEGGSLGSKSVKKKGEKKGARCEFMQSDGGLVDVDKFTGLKAILSGPAGGVVGYAITSYDEKTKVPVIGFDMGGTSTDVSRYGEGRYDHTFETTTAGVTIQSPQLDINTVAAGGGSRLFFKNGLFVVGPDSAGAHPGPACYRKGGPAAVTDANLFLGRLLPEFFPKIFGKNEDEALDTEASRKALQEIADQIQKETGKKMDIDEVAYGFLTVANEAMTRPIRSITEAKGHDTSKHRLATFGGAGGQHAVAIAESLGIKQILVHRYSSVLSAYGMALADVVDERQEPDSSVWSQNSEVVGHLKQKVGSLKEKSREALRDQGFDDSEMVFEEYLNMRYRGTESALMIIKPSDDSWDFGRAFVEHHRYEFGFTLDERDIIIDDVRVRGIGKSFQYGEKTVDEQLKTVQRTDVSPEKKHSEARVYFEGGRLDTPIYKLTDLSVGNVIKGPAMLADGTQTIVVTPNATALILETHVVVDLPKAAKDKSSESMEEREVDPIMLSIFGHRFMAIAEQMGRALQKTSVSTNVKERLDFSCAIFDASGGLVANAPHLPVHLGSMSTCVRTQAKIWEGKLKKGDVIISNHPSYGGTHLPDITLLMPAFNEAGDKILFYAASRAHHADIGGITAGSMPPHSRELYQEGAAIKSEKLVSEGKFNEERCIELLYHEPAKYPGCSGTRTLADNINDLRAQVSANQKGISLIEGLISEYGEDTVQFYMVAIQKNAEFQVRNLLKTVSKRFQGKELSAVDYMDDGSPIRLKVTIDDQAGEAIFDFAGTGPEVYANINAPEAISYSAIIYCLRCMISEDIPLNQGCLRPITVKIPKKSLLSPSDNAAVVGGNVLTSQRITDVIFKAFEACAASQGCCNNLTFGFGGNVTGQKEVKGFGYYETIAGGSGAGPYWEGTDGVHVHMTNTRITDSEVFERRYPVLLREFSIRRGSGGKGQHRGGDGVVRDIEFRLPMQVSILSERRVYRPYGMAGGEDAEAGLNLWVRKVQKASWETSLKRLQAEKEGEGGDGGDDEGETEERYINMGAKNTAPMKAGDRIIIQTPGGGGWGKVGEAKALDASKHDPTQGWKKGSHAAREDAALQV, from the coding sequence ATGTCTTCCTCACCTGAAGCCTCAAAGAAAGGCGGAATCCGCATCGCCATTGACCGTGGCGGCACTTTCACTGACTGCGTTGGGTCCCTGAACGGCGAGACCATCATTATTAAGCTTCTCTCTGAAGACCCCTCCAATTACTCGGATGCTCCCCTCGAAGGTATCCGACgcatcctctcccacttTCTCAAGAAAGATATCCCTCGTGGTCAACCCCTCGATACGTCAGCCATCGAGAGCATACGTATGGGCACCACTGTGGCTACCAACGCTTTGCTGGAGAGAAAAGGAGAGAAGATCGCCTTTGTCACCACCAAAGGGTTTGGGGATATTTTGTTGATCGGCAACCAGTCTCGCCCCAAGATCTTTGACTTGGCAATCAAGAAGCCGGATGTGCTTTATGAggaggtggtcgaggtggaggagagagtGACGTTGGAGGATTATGCTGAGGATCCGAAGCGGGTGCTTACCAAAgtggaggccaaggctgggACGGAAGAGGCAAAGAAGGAAGAGATTGTCATGGGACTGAGTGGAGAGGCGGTTAGGATTCTGCAAAGACCGGATAGGGAGGTAATCAAGGGCAAGTTGGGGGAGATTTACAGAAAAGGGATCAAGAGTGTGGCTGTTTGCTTGATGCATGGGTATACTTTTCCAGACCATGAAAGGTTGGTGGGCGAAGTGGCCAAGGAGATTGGGTTTGAGCACATCAGCCTGAGCCATGAGCTGATGCCGATGATCAAGTTGGTCTCAAGAGCAACTTCGGTCTGCGCTGATGCGTATCTCACGCCAGCGATTAAAAAGTACATTGCTGGGTTTCAGAATGGATTTGAAGGCGGTAGCTTGGGCTCGAAGAGTGTCAAAAAAAAGGGCGAAAAGAAGGGTGCGAGGTGTGAGTTCATGCAAAGCgatggtgggttggtggatgtCGACAAGTTCACAGGCCTGAAAGCTATCTTGTCCGGCCCCGcaggaggtgttgttggttaCGCCATCACCTCGTACGACGAGAAGACCAAAGTTCCCGTCATTGGGTTTGACATGGGGGGTACCAGCACAGATGTCTCGAGGTACGGAGAAGGCAGGTATGACCATACCTTTGAGACAACGACTGCCGGTGTCACCATCCAGTCTCCACAGTTGGATATCAACACAGTTGCCGCTGGTGGCGGATCAAGGCTGTTCTTCAAAAATGGGTTATTTGTTGTCGGTCCCGATTCTGCCGGTGCTCACCCAGGTCCTGCTTGCTATCGAAAGGGTGGCCCGGCGGCCGTCACCGATGCCAACTTGTTCTTGGGCAGATTATTGCCCGAGTTCTTCCCCAAGATCTTTGGGAAAAATGAGGACGAGGCCCTGGACACGGAGGCGAGTAGAAAGGCGCTTCAGGAAATCGCAGACCAGATTCAGAAGGAAACGGGAAAGAAGATGGACATCGATGAAGTTGCCTATGGATTCTTGACAGTTGCCAACGAAGCCATGACCCGACCTATCAGAAGCATCACTGAGGCCAAGGGCCACGACACATCAAAGCACCGTCTGGCTACCTTTGGAGGTGCCGGCGGTCAGCACGCTGTTGCTATTGCCGAGTCACTGGGTATCAAGCAGATTCTGGTTCATAGATACTCTTCGGTTCTCTCTGCCTATGGCATGGCCCTTGCAGACGTGGTGGATGAACGTCAAGAGCCAGATTCGAGTGTGTGGAGTCAGAACAGCGAGGTTGTTGGCCATCTCAAGCAAAAAGTCGGAAGTCTGAAGGAAAAATCTCGCGAGGCCTTGAGAGATCAGGGATTTGACGACAGCGAGATGGTCTTTGAGGAGTACCTCAATATGAGATATCGCGGCACCGAATCAGCTCTCATGATCATCAAGCCGAGCGATGACAGCTGGGACTTCGGCAGGGCTTTTGTGGAGCACCACCGCTACGAGTTCGGCTTTACGCTAGATGAGAGGGATATCATTATCGACGACGTCCGTGTGCGTGGCATTGGCAAGAGCTTCCAGTATGGGGAGAAGACAGTCGATGAGCAGCTCAAGACAGTCCAGCGCACAGATGTATCTCCAGAGAAGAAGCACTCCGAAGCCAGGGTTTATTTTGAAGGAGGCCGGCTGGATACCCCCATCTACAAACTTACTGATCTTTCCGTTGGCAACGTTATCAAGGGTCCAGCCATGTTGGCGGATGGCACCCAAACCATTGTCGTCACCCCTAACGCCACTGCTTTGATTCTCGAGACGCACGTTGTGGTCGACCTTCCCAAGGCTGCGAAGGACAAGTCCTCTGAAAGTATGGAAGAGCGTGAGGTTGACCCCATCATGCTCAGCATTTTTGGGCACCGGTTTATGGCCATCGCGGAGCAGATGGGCAGAGCGCTCCAGAAGACAAGCGTCAGTACCAACGTCAAGGAGCGTCTTGATTTTTCTTGTGCCATTTTTGACGCGTCCGGAGGTCTCGTAGCTAATGCTCCTCATTTGCCTGTCCACTTGGGGTCCATGTCGACTTGTGTTCGCACCCAGgccaagatctgggagggcaagctcaagaagggcgATGTCATCATTTCCAACCACCCGTCATACGGCGGCACTCACTTACCAGATATCACTCTTCTGATGCCAGCATTCAACGAAGCTGGTGATAAGATTCTGTTTTATGCCGCCTCTCGCGCCCATCACGCTGACATCGGAGGTATCACGGCTGGCAGCATGCCCCCTCACTCCCGCGAGCTGTACCAAGAAGGTGCCGCCATCAAGTCTGAGAAGCTTGTTAGCGAGGGCAAGTTCAATGAAGAACGCTGCATTGAGCTTCTTTATCACGAGCCAGCCAAGTACCCAGGATGCAGCGGTACCCGCACACTCGCtgacaacatcaacgacCTCCGCGCCCAGGTTTCGGCGAATCAGAAGggcatctccctcatcgAGGGCCTCATCAGCGAGTATGGTGAGGATACGGTCCAGTTTTACATGGTGGCCATCCAGAAGAACGCCGAATTCCAGGTGCGCAATTTGCTTAAAACTGTATCGAAGCGGTTTCAAGGCAAGGAGCTCTCAGCAGTTGACTACATGGACGACGGGTCTCCCATCCGCCTCAAGGTGACCATTGACGACCAAGCGGGCGAAGCCATCTTTGACTTTGCGGGTACAGGCCCCGAAGTCtacgccaacatcaacgctCCCGAGGCCATCTCGTACTCGGCCATCATCTACTGCCTCCGGTGCATGATATCGGAAGACATCCCGCTGAACCAAGGCTGCCTACGCCCCATCACGGTCAAGATTCCCAAGAAGAGCTTGCTGTCTCCGTCAGACAACGCTGCCGTGGTGGGCGGCAATGTCTTGACCAGTCAGCGCATCACAGACGTCATCTTCAAGGCCTTTGAAGCCTGTGCCGCcagccaaggctgctgcaATAACTTGAcgtttggctttggtggaAACGTCACGGGCCAGAAAGAGGTCAAAGGGTTCGGGTACTACGAGACGATTGCGGGCGGGAGCGGCGCCGGGCCGTACTGGGAGGGGACAGATGGAGTTCACGTGCACATGACGAATACCAGAATCACGGATTCAGAGGTGTTTGAGAGACGGTACCCGGTTTTGTTGCGGGAATTCTCCATCAGGAGGGGATCAGGTGGTAAGGGACAGCAcaggggtggtgatggcgtggTGAGGGATATTGAGTTCAGGTTGCCGATGCAGGTGTCAATCTTGAGCGAGAGGAGGGTTTACCGGCCGTATGGCATGGCCGGGGGTGAGGATGCGGAGGCGGGGTTGAACTTGTGGGTGAGGAAAGTGCAGAAGGCTAGCTGGGAGACAAGCTTGAAGAGGCTACAGGctgagaaggaaggggaggggggtgatggtggtgatgacgaaggggagacggaggagaggTACATCAACATGGGGGCCAAGAACACGGCGCCGATGAAGGCGGGTgaccgcatcatcatccaaactcccggaggaggtggctgGGGCAAGGTAGGTGAAGCGAAGGCACTCGATGCCTCGAAACATGATCCGACCCAGGGATGGAAAAAAGGTTCCCATGCAGCGCGGGAGGATGCCGCTCTGCAGGTCTGA
- a CDS encoding hypothetical protein (COG:S; EggNog:ENOG503P2BG) — protein MKNRSSQQPATMRVAIAGAGGFARILAQYISQTHSVLILSTQPRPEVDEQCPGCQLVVVDYQDIENLRYAVLGADIIISTISGAEQLNLIDAARRARVRRFVPSEFEGDMSRRPTDDPLDRGGQSAIEMLEQLHMRYTIFSCGIFMERFAPGGLQTYHMGAGSEVQGPSDYLVDIQGCNAEIIPNNPSGRSVRVTLTSVYDVAQFVTAAIDLGISNWPREYRMRGETMTVTDLVHTCSDVRGVPFNLTARHYREVEAQVEELRQNGDWGYYYFYYQRLLQTALGRYHVHSPNLNDDVQVQPMSFRAWLERFWGAAA, from the exons ATGAAGAACAGATCTAGCCAACAGCCCGCAACTATGAGAGTGGCCATCGCCGGAGCTGGCGGCTTCGCCCGTATTCTCGCCCAGTACATTAGCCAAACCCACTCTGTTCTCATTCTTTCAACTCAG CCCCGGCCCGAGGTGGATGAACAATGCCCTGGTTGTCAGCTTGTCGTTGTGGACTATCAAGATATCGAGAATCTTCGGTACGCCGTTCTGGGAGCCGATATCATCATTTCAACCATCTCGGGCGCCGAGCAGCTCAATCTCATTGATGCTGCTCGTCGTGCTCGGGTTCGTCGTTTCGTCCCTTCTGAATTCGAGGGCGACATGTCACGCCGACCGACTGACGACCCGCTGGACCGTGGCGGACAATCCGCCATTGAGATGCTGGAACAGCTCCACATGCGATACACTATTTTCTCCTGTGGCATCTTCATGGAACGCTTTGCCCCGGGAGGCTTGCAGACCTATCACATGGGGGCAGGATCGGAAGTTCAGGGACCAAGTGACTACCTTGTTGATATTCAAGGCTGCAACGCTGAGATtatccccaacaacccaagTGGCCGGTCAGTCCGTGTTACGCTCACATCGGTATACGACGTGGCCCAATTTGTCACGGCAGCCATCGATCTCGGCATCAGCAACTGGCCGAGAGAATACCGCATGAGGGGCGAAACGATGACTGTTACTGACTTGGTTCATACATGCTCCGATGTTCGTGGGG TTCCATTCAACCTTACTGCTCGCCATTACCGTGAGGTCGAGGCCCAAGTCGAAGAACTCCGGCAGAACGGGGATTGGGGCTACTACTACTTCTACTATCAGCGGCTCCTGCAGACGGCCCTTGGAAGGTACCACGTCCATTCACCCAATCTTAACGACGATGTTCAGGTACAACCCATGTCATTTAGGGcttggttggagaggttCTGGGGTGCGGCAGCCTAG
- a CDS encoding hypothetical protein (EggNog:ENOG503NWDH; COG:F), with translation MAPLTDEDYHSILTTELPSPSDPILQKYLSSRTALIKEEYKQRSVTERQNKADSSFRQALSPIAKAACRIVDRIRDEEHHHVTTTTLTPDAMTKPKSWQIIQRLPKGGLLRAQMDALALANVDHLITLALETPGMCLSSSNANLATAEATGDTTRRVEIRFRKNNQKSEQSIWSSDYESGTFVPLTNAADDYPEGGRSGFSKWLKARCGVVSRSDDSITTTTPQTEKTESFSSAEGRADSRLLRGMLYYEPIFRKFLRHLLVQLMEDGLSWSELRLTFPLDYYRTGSESPESDSDQLFVVIGQEAASYCRQATTTPDDLGQRPPFWGLRIIWSTTPNQDQRSIIEDADSCIAAKMIWSDLVAGYDLADTDALGRSLTDMLPELFWFRKQCALEEVEIPFFLDAGGGIDGAGECNLFDALLLGTRRLGNAPSLYRHPRMMEAVKDKRILVESCLVPGKGDISNHPLLALIAQGVPCALSLGDAKEHAGEGAGLGMTNQFWTALHAWESLGLAGIGSLAENSVRWAAFEDQPPESWIRDIRAASVGSGLKAKRLKEWAVEWERFCLWIVTEYGDDYGEGGDGDGDGDVTASAN, from the exons ATGGCTCCCCTCACAGACGAAGACTACCACTCCATCCTCACAACCgaactcccctccccctccgaccccatcctccaaaaATATCTCTCCAGCCGCACCGCCCTCATAAAGGAAGAGTACAAACAGCGAAGCG TAACTGAAAGACAAAACAAGGCAGACTCCTCCTTCCGACaagccctctcccccatcgcGAAGGCAGCATGCCGCATCGTCGACAGGATACGAGATGAAGAGCACCACCATGTAACGACCACCACTCTCACCCCCGACGCCATGACCAAACCCAAATCATGGCAAATTATCCAGCGGCTACCAAAAGGCGGTCTCCTCCGCGCCCAGATGGACGCCCTCGCTTTGGCTAATGTCGaccacctcatcaccctGGCGCTCGAGACACCAGGGATGTGTCTATCATCCTCAAATGCAAATCTTGCTACGGCAGAGGCAACGGGTGATACCACGAGAAGAGTCGAAATCCGGTTCCGAAAGAACAACCAGAAAAGCGAGCAATCGATATGGAGTTCTGACTACGAGAGCGGAACCTTTGTGCCCCTGACTAATGCGGCGGATGACTACCCCGAAGGAGGCAGGTCAGGCTTCAGCAAATGGCTCAAGGCAAGATGCGGTGTAGTATCGAGGAGTGATGACAGCATCACTACTACGACGCCACAAACCGAAAAAACCGAAAGCTTCTCATCGGCCGAGGGCCGGGCAGATTCACGCCTACTCAGGGGCATGCTCTACTACGAGCCAATATTCCGAAAGTTCCTGCGTCATCTCTTGGTTCAACTAATGGAGGACGGTCTATCGTGGTCAGAACTACG GCTTACTTTCCCCCTTGATTACTACCGCACAGGCTCAGAGTCGCCAGAATCCGACTCTGACCAGTTGTTCGTCGTCATCGGACAAGAAGCGGCCAGCTATTGCCGCCAAGCCACAACCACTCCCGACGACCTGGGTCAGCGACCGCCCTTCTGGGGACTCCGAATCATCTGgtcaaccacccccaaccaggATCAACGGTCGATCATTGAGGATGCGGATAGTTGCATCGCGGCCAAAATGATCTGGTCTGACCTGGTGGCCGGCTACGACCTCGCCGACACCGACGCTCTCGGAAGATCGCTCACGGACATGCTACCAGAACTCTTCTGGTTCCGAAAGCAGTGCGCACTGGAAGAAGTCGAaatacccttcttcttggacgcGGGGGGTGGCATTGATGGAGCCGGCGAATGCAACCTCTTCGATGCTCTTTTGCTCGGAACACGGAGGCTCGGAAATGCTCCGTCGCTCTACAGACACCCGCGCATGATGGAGGCtgtcaaggacaagaggaTCCTGGTAGAGAGTTGTTTGGTACCGGGCAAAGGCGACATTTCGAACCACCCGCTCCTGGCCCTCATCGCTCAGGGTGTTCCGTGTGCCTTGTCACTTGGTGATGCGAAGGAACATGCGGGAGAAGGTGCCGGCTTGGGAATGACAAACCAGTTCTGGACAGCACTGCATGCGTGGGAGTCATTAGGCCTGGCTGGAATCGGGTCTCTGGCGGAGAACAGTGTTCGGTGGGCTGCTTTTGAGGACCAGCCTCCTGAGTCATG GATACGGGATATTCGTGCAGCAAGCGTGGGGTCTGGATTGAAAGCCAAACGCCTAAAGGAATGGGCGGTCGAGTGGGAGCGCTTCTGTCTTTGGATTGTTACTGAGTACGGCGATGATtacggcgagggtggagatggcgatggcgatggcgatgtcACTGCTTCGGCTAACTAA
- a CDS encoding hypothetical protein (EggNog:ENOG503P41B; COG:S), with translation MSTDNTSTLKSYVDSATGAVQNAVGSIIGSNGDQVEGQAKKEKAQAEYDASHATAKLPGFTASSSGAVTKDHPDRNAGSYNQTAGAAKEFVGGVLGNESLKQSGREQNLQGQEQEAKGQINDYVSGAADRAAGTLGSGIAGLTGDRVKQAEYQDQHDTGKTQQRGAEHDIVKQAEAKQ, from the exons ATGTCTACCGATAATACTTCCACTCTCAAGTCCTACGTCGACTCCGCTACCGGAGCCGTCCAGAACGCTGTCGGTTCCATCATTGGCAGCAACGGCGATCAGGTCGAAGGAcaagccaagaaggagaaggctcaGGCTGAGTACGATGCCTCGCATGCCACAGCCAAACTCCCCGGCTTCACAGCTTCTTCGTCCGGCGCCGTGACCAAGGACCATCCCGATCGCAATGCCGGTTCATACAACCAGACTGCCGGTGCTGCTAAGGAGTTTGTCGGAGGAGTGCTCGGCAATGAG AGCCTTAAGCAGTCCGGCCGCGAGCAGAACCTTCAAGGTCAAGAGCAAGAAGCCAAGGGCCAAATCAACGACTACGTTTCCGGTGCCGCCGATCGTGCTGCTGGAACCCTCGGCAGCGGTATTGCCGGCCTGACGGGTGACCGGGTCAAGCAAGCTGAATACCAGGACCAGCACGACACCGGCAAGACTCAGCAACGCGGAGCCGAACACGACATTGTCAAGCAGGCAGAGGCGAAGCAGTAA